The following proteins come from a genomic window of Streptomyces sp. ALI-76-A:
- a CDS encoding TetR/AcrR family transcriptional regulator: MTGRLKAPTGRYGGKTAAERQAERRRRFLDAALQLFGDTPGYRATTVAALSETAGLSTRQFYEEFRTLEDVLAALHLQVNDWAEQAVLLALTGAGDLPLAERAAAIFRAYAANVTGDPRRIRITFVEIIGVSPRLEEQRLARRARWVDLVRTEAEAAVRRGEAAPRDYRLAAAAFIGSVNGLLHDWNAGWVDATLDEVVDELVRQLLGILRPSDWTPPAS; the protein is encoded by the coding sequence GTGACGGGCAGGCTCAAGGCGCCGACCGGCCGTTACGGCGGCAAGACCGCCGCGGAGCGGCAGGCCGAGCGACGCCGCCGCTTCCTGGACGCCGCGCTCCAGCTCTTCGGCGACACCCCCGGCTACCGCGCCACCACCGTCGCGGCGCTCAGCGAGACCGCGGGCCTGTCCACCCGCCAGTTCTACGAGGAGTTCCGCACCCTGGAGGACGTGCTCGCCGCCCTGCACCTCCAGGTCAACGACTGGGCCGAGCAGGCCGTCCTGCTCGCCCTGACCGGCGCGGGGGACCTGCCGCTCGCCGAGCGCGCCGCCGCGATCTTCCGCGCGTACGCCGCGAACGTCACCGGGGACCCGCGCCGGATCCGCATCACCTTCGTCGAGATCATCGGCGTCAGCCCACGCCTGGAGGAACAGCGCCTCGCCCGCCGCGCCCGCTGGGTCGACCTCGTACGCACCGAGGCCGAGGCCGCCGTGCGCCGCGGGGAGGCGGCGCCCCGCGACTACCGGCTCGCCGCGGCGGCGTTCATCGGCAGCGTCAACGGTCTGCTCCACGACTGGAACGCGGGGTGGGTCGACGCGACCCTGGACGAGGTCGTCGACGAACTGGTCCGGCAACTCCTGGGCATCCTGCGCCCGTCGGACTGGACCCCGCCGGCCTCCTGA
- a CDS encoding YncE family protein encodes MPAFRPRHLCSVAAALVLTVTAPATAATAVEEASDASTAALREVMFVGNNWDGTADVIKSSGDFAKVGRINVIPDKDQRMAEINADPIRWIAFMTIRNSVGEGHDQFVDDMYSTPDGRSVVVSRPSFADVVSIDLATGRVNWRFAVSGYRADHMAVSPDGRRVAVSASTGNTVHVLDITTGKQLGSFPTGDKPHENIFTSDGTYIWNMSIGDVNTATDAPWLDWTKGNRLITVVDATTYKQVKVIDMRQRLDAIGLKDHSDAVRPAVFSPDESKLYFQVSFFNGFFEYDIATDRITRTKTLPKNPSTSDDRTTFVNDSRHHGISMKPDGSKLCVAGTMDDYATVVDRATLQEGPLVTVSKPYWATVSGDGRSCVVSESGADQVTAIDFATGRKTVSVAVGDHPQRVRLGHVSTGWTAPAP; translated from the coding sequence ATGCCTGCTTTCCGACCCAGGCACCTATGCTCCGTAGCCGCCGCCCTCGTGCTCACCGTCACCGCCCCCGCGACCGCCGCGACCGCCGTCGAGGAGGCCTCGGACGCCTCCACGGCCGCCCTGCGCGAGGTGATGTTCGTGGGCAACAACTGGGACGGCACCGCCGATGTCATCAAGTCGTCCGGGGACTTCGCGAAGGTCGGCCGGATCAACGTGATTCCCGACAAGGACCAGCGGATGGCGGAGATCAACGCCGACCCGATCCGGTGGATCGCCTTCATGACCATCCGCAACAGCGTCGGTGAGGGCCATGACCAGTTCGTCGACGACATGTACTCCACGCCGGACGGCAGGTCGGTGGTGGTCTCGCGGCCGAGCTTCGCCGACGTCGTCTCGATCGACCTCGCCACCGGTCGCGTCAACTGGCGGTTCGCCGTGTCGGGTTACCGCGCCGACCACATGGCGGTCTCCCCCGACGGAAGGCGGGTCGCGGTGTCCGCCTCGACCGGCAACACCGTGCACGTGCTCGACATCACCACCGGCAAGCAGCTCGGCTCGTTCCCCACGGGCGACAAGCCGCACGAGAACATCTTCACCAGCGACGGCACGTACATCTGGAACATGTCCATCGGCGACGTGAACACCGCGACCGACGCCCCGTGGCTGGACTGGACGAAGGGCAACCGGCTCATCACCGTCGTCGACGCGACCACGTACAAGCAGGTCAAGGTCATCGACATGCGGCAACGGCTGGACGCCATCGGCCTCAAGGACCACTCCGACGCGGTGCGGCCCGCCGTCTTCTCGCCGGACGAGTCCAAGCTGTACTTCCAGGTGTCGTTCTTCAACGGGTTCTTCGAGTACGACATCGCCACCGACAGGATCACCCGGACCAAGACCCTGCCTAAGAACCCCTCGACCAGCGACGACCGCACCACCTTCGTCAACGACTCGCGCCACCACGGCATCTCGATGAAGCCGGACGGCTCCAAGCTGTGCGTGGCGGGCACGATGGACGACTACGCGACCGTCGTGGACCGCGCAACGCTCCAGGAGGGTCCCCTGGTCACCGTGTCCAAGCCGTACTGGGCCACCGTCAGCGGAGACGGCAGGAGCTGTGTGGTGTCCGAGAGCGGCGCCGACCAGGTCACCGCGATCGACTTCGCCACCGGGAGGAAGACGGTGTCGGTGGCGGTGGGCGATCACCCCCAGCGCGTCCGTCTGGGACACGTCAGCACGGGCTGGACGGCACCGGCCCCCTGA
- a CDS encoding cellulase family glycosylhydrolase, translated as MDMPNIRARLLVVLVVLSGFLTVAGVRPATAEALPDSLWFDDTPLTVRDGGFTDGHGREVVLRGYNVSGETKLAENKGLPFASLADAKKSATALRALGGGNSVRFLLSWAYAEPVRGQVDTAYLAAATGQMRAFLDAGIRVYPDFHQDLYSRYLFDPDSWYTGDGAPKWAVDAGNYPDENCGICLFWGQNITQNEAVKRATYDFWHNAYGLQDAFLTTAQKTMAYVRQHVSAAEFAGVVGFDPYNEPHAGVYDSGQTSRAWERDVLWPFYEKFRARMDAAGWQDKPAFVEPNLFWNANIGFQKQEGGLLDAGTLGPDYVFNTHFYDQKAISGIFMPGKAGDGQYAADFGTVRDRAAATGTAGIISEFGHPLAGTVSDKAPTVLKAMYQALDSRLPGAGWWSDPKRSGSVLSGTQWQWDIYNGRHHELMNGNPDKVLTAGDAWNDEDLSAVHLNDSGTAVLRQDARLLDRLYPSATAGTTVAFTYEDRSRDGSTTLTWNPVPGSLPNVARLVGSGQYGLLLWRSDGSTAPTELHLPASFPTATTTVVSDLGTSYAPPAYTTTTPIAAAREPGGTGSRRLLLTAPDNGVLHYALVTNGTTSPPADLLAAARSELSAWAAQRIR; from the coding sequence ATGGACATGCCGAATATACGCGCGCGTCTGCTCGTTGTTCTGGTGGTCCTCTCCGGATTCCTGACCGTGGCGGGCGTGCGCCCCGCCACCGCCGAAGCCCTTCCCGACTCCCTCTGGTTCGACGACACCCCGCTCACCGTGCGGGACGGCGGCTTCACCGACGGGCACGGCCGCGAGGTCGTGCTGCGCGGCTACAACGTCTCCGGCGAGACCAAACTGGCGGAGAACAAGGGCCTGCCCTTCGCCTCGCTCGCCGACGCCAAGAAGTCCGCGACCGCGCTGCGCGCCCTGGGCGGCGGCAACTCGGTCCGCTTCCTCCTCTCCTGGGCGTACGCCGAGCCCGTGCGCGGCCAGGTCGACACCGCCTATCTGGCCGCGGCCACCGGCCAGATGCGCGCCTTCCTCGACGCCGGCATCCGGGTCTACCCGGACTTCCACCAGGACCTCTACTCCCGGTACCTGTTCGACCCGGACAGCTGGTACACGGGCGACGGTGCCCCCAAGTGGGCGGTGGACGCCGGGAACTACCCCGACGAGAACTGCGGTATCTGCCTGTTCTGGGGCCAGAACATCACCCAGAACGAGGCCGTGAAGCGGGCGACGTACGACTTCTGGCACAACGCGTACGGCCTCCAGGACGCGTTCCTCACCACCGCCCAGAAGACGATGGCCTACGTCAGACAGCACGTCTCCGCGGCCGAGTTCGCGGGCGTCGTCGGTTTCGACCCCTACAACGAGCCGCACGCCGGCGTGTACGACTCCGGTCAGACCAGCCGCGCCTGGGAACGCGACGTGCTGTGGCCGTTCTACGAGAAGTTCCGCGCCCGCATGGACGCGGCCGGCTGGCAGGACAAGCCCGCCTTCGTGGAGCCGAACCTGTTCTGGAACGCCAACATCGGTTTCCAGAAGCAGGAGGGCGGCCTGCTGGACGCCGGCACCCTCGGTCCGGACTACGTCTTCAACACGCACTTCTACGACCAGAAGGCCATCTCCGGGATCTTCATGCCGGGCAAGGCCGGGGACGGCCAGTACGCGGCCGACTTCGGGACCGTCCGCGACCGCGCGGCGGCCACCGGCACGGCCGGCATCATCAGCGAGTTCGGCCACCCCCTGGCGGGCACCGTCTCCGACAAGGCGCCCACGGTCCTCAAGGCGATGTACCAGGCCCTCGACTCCCGCCTGCCCGGGGCGGGTTGGTGGTCCGACCCGAAGCGTTCCGGCTCGGTGCTGTCCGGTACGCAGTGGCAGTGGGACATCTACAACGGGCGCCACCACGAGCTGATGAACGGCAACCCCGACAAGGTGCTCACCGCGGGCGACGCCTGGAACGACGAGGACCTGTCGGCCGTACACCTGAACGACTCGGGGACGGCCGTGCTGCGCCAGGACGCCCGGCTCCTCGACCGCCTCTACCCGAGCGCCACCGCCGGCACGACCGTCGCCTTCACCTACGAGGACCGCTCCCGCGACGGCTCCACCACCCTGACCTGGAACCCGGTCCCGGGCTCACTGCCGAACGTCGCCCGGCTGGTCGGCTCGGGCCAGTACGGGCTGCTGCTGTGGCGCTCCGACGGCTCGACGGCACCCACCGAACTGCACCTGCCCGCCTCCTTCCCGACCGCGACGACCACGGTCGTCTCCGACCTCGGCACGTCCTACGCCCCGCCGGCGTACACGACCACCACCCCGATCGCGGCGGCCCGGGAACCGGGCGGCACCGGCAGCCGCCGCCTCCTGCTCACCGCACCGGACAACGGCGTCCTGCACTACGCCCTGGTGACCAACGGGACGACCTCGCCCCCGGCGGACCTGCTCGCCGCGGCCCGGTCCGAGCTGTCGGCGTGGGCGGCCCAGCGGATCCGCTGA
- a CDS encoding TetM/TetW/TetO/TetS family tetracycline resistance ribosomal protection protein has translation MHLLNLGILAHVDAGKTSLTERLLHSVGVIDEIGSVDAGNTQTDTLALERRRGITIKSAVVSFAIDDVTVNLIDTPGHPDFIAEVERVLGVLDGAVLVVSAVEGVQAQTRVLMRTLRRLGIPTLVFVNKIDRRGARHGALLRELGERLEAAVVPMGTTDGLGTRDARFTPGLGPAALDVLAGQDDDLLSAYVEGTLSDARLRAALAARTRQTLAHPVYFGSAVTGAGVPELITGIKELLPAAGGDPEGPVSGTVFKVERGPAGEKIAYARMFSGTLGVRDRVPFADARREGLVTAISVFDHGTDVRRDTVRAGRIAKLWGLAGIRIGDALGEPRTAGGHFFAPPTLETVVVPGPGTDRRVLHLALTRLAEQDPLIDLRHDEIRQETSVSLYGEVQKEVLQATLADDFGLDVGFRETTPLCVERPAGTGGAAEFIKKDANPFLATVGLRVDPAPAGTGVDFRLEVELGSMPYAFFKAVEDTVRDTLGQGLRGWQVTDCTVTMTHCGYWPRQSHAHQGFDRSMSSTGADFRGLTPLVLVEALRRAGTRVYEPMHRFRVEAPADTLGALLPVLAALRAVPRTTETRGDGCVLEGVVPAERVHALEQRLPGLTRGEGELESGFDHYAPVTRGALPSRPRTDLNPLSRKDYLLNVTRRVGG, from the coding sequence GTGCACTTGCTCAACCTGGGAATCCTCGCGCACGTCGACGCGGGTAAGACGAGCCTGACCGAGCGGCTGCTGCACTCGGTCGGTGTGATCGACGAGATCGGCAGCGTCGACGCCGGGAACACGCAGACCGACACCCTCGCGCTGGAGCGCCGGCGCGGTATCACCATCAAGTCCGCCGTCGTCTCGTTCGCGATCGACGACGTGACCGTCAACCTCATCGACACGCCCGGCCACCCGGACTTCATCGCCGAGGTGGAGCGGGTGCTCGGCGTCCTCGACGGGGCCGTGCTGGTGGTCTCGGCCGTGGAGGGCGTGCAGGCGCAGACCCGGGTCCTCATGCGGACCCTGCGGCGCCTGGGCATCCCCACGCTCGTCTTCGTCAACAAGATCGACCGGCGGGGCGCCCGCCACGGGGCGCTCCTGCGGGAACTCGGCGAACGGCTGGAGGCGGCCGTCGTCCCGATGGGGACGACCGACGGACTCGGCACCCGCGACGCGCGCTTCACCCCCGGTCTCGGCCCCGCCGCGCTCGACGTCCTCGCCGGCCAGGACGACGACCTGCTGTCCGCCTACGTCGAGGGCACCCTCTCCGACGCCCGGCTCCGGGCCGCCCTCGCCGCCCGCACCCGGCAGACCCTGGCCCACCCCGTGTACTTCGGTTCCGCCGTCACGGGCGCGGGCGTGCCGGAGCTGATCACCGGGATCAAGGAGCTGCTGCCCGCGGCGGGCGGCGACCCCGAAGGTCCGGTCTCCGGCACGGTGTTCAAGGTCGAGCGGGGCCCGGCGGGGGAGAAGATCGCGTACGCGCGGATGTTCTCCGGAACCCTCGGTGTCCGCGACCGCGTCCCCTTCGCGGACGCCCGCCGGGAGGGCCTGGTCACCGCGATCAGCGTCTTCGACCACGGCACGGACGTGCGCCGGGACACGGTCCGCGCGGGCCGGATCGCCAAACTGTGGGGCCTCGCCGGCATCCGGATCGGCGACGCGCTCGGTGAACCCCGCACGGCCGGCGGCCACTTCTTCGCGCCGCCCACGCTGGAGACGGTCGTCGTCCCCGGCCCGGGCACGGATCGCCGGGTCCTGCACCTCGCGCTCACCCGGCTCGCCGAACAGGACCCGCTGATCGACCTGCGGCACGACGAGATCCGGCAGGAGACCTCCGTGTCCCTCTACGGGGAGGTGCAGAAGGAGGTCCTCCAGGCCACGCTCGCCGACGACTTCGGCCTCGACGTCGGTTTCCGGGAGACGACGCCCCTGTGCGTCGAGCGCCCCGCCGGAACGGGCGGCGCGGCCGAGTTCATCAAGAAGGACGCCAACCCCTTCCTCGCGACCGTCGGCCTGCGTGTCGATCCGGCCCCGGCCGGGACGGGGGTCGACTTCCGGCTGGAGGTGGAGCTGGGCTCCATGCCGTACGCCTTCTTCAAGGCCGTCGAGGACACCGTGCGTGACACCCTCGGCCAGGGACTGCGCGGCTGGCAGGTCACCGACTGCACGGTGACCATGACCCACTGCGGGTACTGGCCCCGCCAGAGCCATGCCCACCAGGGCTTCGACAGGAGCATGTCCAGCACCGGGGCGGACTTCCGCGGCCTGACCCCGCTGGTCCTGGTCGAAGCACTGCGGAGGGCGGGCACGCGGGTGTACGAGCCGATGCACCGCTTCCGCGTCGAGGCGCCGGCGGACACCCTCGGCGCCCTGCTGCCCGTGCTGGCCGCCCTGCGGGCCGTGCCGCGGACCACCGAGACCCGGGGCGACGGCTGCGTACTGGAAGGCGTCGTTCCGGCGGAGCGGGTACACGCACTGGAGCAGCGGCTGCCGGGGCTCACCCGGGGCGAGGGAGAACTGGAGAGCGGCTTCGACCACTACGCGCCCGTCACCCGCGGCGCGCTTCCGAGCCGGCCGCGCACGGACCTCAACCCGCTCAGCCGCAAGGACTACCTGCTGAACGTGACGCGCCGGGTCGGCGGGTGA
- a CDS encoding XdhC/CoxI family protein, with translation MRDLLPVLSDWYTARTPFGLATVVAVSRSTPRGPGAAMAVGPDDEVVGSVSGGCVEGAVFALAQEVMASGEARLASFGYSDEDAFAVGLTCGGELTLLVRPVTAESDPAFGAVAESVAAGRPVTVATVTDGPAPRGATLAVWPDRVAGTLGTDGLDVAVTADARGELAFGATGLRHYGPHGERREDAVTVFLHSFAPPPRMLVFGAIDYAAAVARIGGFLGYRVTVCDARPVFATPRRFPQEAEVVVEWPHRYLRATDTDGRTVICVLTHDPKFDVPLLEEALRRPAAYIGAMGSRRTHDDRRRRLAEAGLTEAELSRLRSPVGLDLGARTPEEVAVSVAAEIVALRWGGSGVPLTATAGAIHPSGSPGTTTPGWPPFRPR, from the coding sequence GTGCGTGACCTTCTCCCGGTACTGAGCGACTGGTACACGGCCCGGACACCGTTCGGGCTGGCCACGGTGGTCGCGGTCAGCCGCAGCACACCGCGCGGCCCGGGCGCCGCGATGGCCGTCGGCCCGGACGACGAGGTCGTCGGCAGTGTCTCCGGGGGCTGTGTGGAGGGCGCGGTCTTCGCCCTCGCGCAGGAGGTGATGGCGAGCGGGGAGGCCCGTCTGGCCAGCTTCGGGTACAGCGACGAGGACGCCTTCGCGGTCGGTCTGACCTGCGGCGGCGAGCTCACCCTGCTGGTGCGGCCGGTCACCGCGGAGAGCGATCCGGCCTTCGGCGCGGTCGCCGAGTCGGTCGCCGCGGGCCGCCCGGTGACCGTCGCGACGGTGACCGACGGACCCGCGCCACGCGGCGCCACGCTCGCCGTGTGGCCCGACCGGGTCGCCGGCACCCTCGGCACCGACGGCCTGGACGTGGCCGTCACCGCCGACGCGCGCGGCGAACTCGCCTTCGGCGCGACCGGTCTGCGCCACTACGGGCCGCACGGCGAGCGCCGCGAGGACGCGGTCACCGTCTTCCTGCACTCCTTCGCTCCCCCGCCGCGCATGCTGGTCTTCGGCGCGATCGACTACGCCGCCGCGGTCGCCCGGATCGGCGGCTTCCTCGGCTACCGGGTCACGGTGTGCGACGCCCGGCCGGTGTTCGCCACGCCGCGGCGCTTCCCGCAGGAGGCGGAGGTGGTCGTGGAGTGGCCGCACCGCTATCTGCGCGCCACGGACACCGACGGGCGAACGGTGATCTGCGTGCTCACCCACGACCCGAAGTTCGACGTGCCGCTGCTGGAGGAAGCGCTGCGCCGGCCGGCCGCGTACATCGGGGCGATGGGCAGCCGCCGTACGCACGACGACCGCCGGAGACGGCTGGCCGAGGCCGGACTGACCGAGGCCGAGCTGTCCCGGCTGCGTTCCCCGGTCGGGCTGGACCTCGGCGCCCGCACCCCCGAGGAGGTCGCCGTGTCCGTCGCCGCCGAGATCGTCGCGCTGCGCTGGGGCGGCAGCGGGGTCCCCCTGACCGCGACGGCGGGGGCGATCCACCCGAGCGGCTCCCCGGGGACGACGACGCCGGGGTGGCCGCCGTTCCGGCCACGGTGA